Proteins encoded by one window of uncultured Celeribacter sp.:
- the glgA gene encoding glycogen synthase GlgA, producing the protein MIRVLSVTSECVPLVKTGGLADVAGALPGALAPLGVEMRTLLPGYRAVLEAQPEAETVFEVWDLFGGFARIRRGTLGDQVLYILDAPHLYDRDGSLYIGPDGHDWGDNAQRFAALSLAAAMIAAHGIEDWVPQAIHMHDWQAGLTPIYLRELGAAERVKTLMTIHNVAFQGCFGADMIGTLGLPPQGFTEGGYEYWGQISTLKAGIMTSTKVTTVSPTYARELMDGAFGLGMEGVLASRGADFSGILNGIDLDLWKPSYKSPKGKDKHKAALREELHLPESDGPLCVVISRLTGQKGFDLLLDALPTLLEQGGQLALLGSGEPHFEAAFRNAAEKYPGVAVRIGYDEAFARRLIEGGDAILVPSRFEPCGLTQLYGLRFGTIPVVTLTGGLADTVINANPAALSSGVATGLQVYPLTKEALSMGLTRLCDLYRDTDVWPQMMRNAMAQPVGWDTSAKAYAALFKQMVESDSEGART; encoded by the coding sequence ATGATCCGCGTTCTCTCTGTGACGTCCGAATGTGTGCCGCTGGTGAAAACCGGCGGCTTGGCCGATGTGGCGGGGGCTTTGCCCGGCGCTTTGGCGCCTCTGGGCGTCGAGATGCGCACGCTTTTGCCGGGCTACCGCGCCGTTTTGGAGGCGCAGCCCGAGGCCGAAACCGTCTTCGAGGTCTGGGACCTCTTCGGCGGTTTTGCCCGCATCCGACGCGGCACGCTCGGCGATCAGGTGCTCTACATCTTGGATGCGCCGCACCTTTATGACCGTGACGGCTCGCTTTACATTGGTCCCGATGGGCACGACTGGGGCGACAATGCGCAACGCTTTGCCGCTCTCTCTCTGGCCGCCGCGATGATCGCTGCGCATGGCATCGAAGACTGGGTCCCACAGGCGATCCATATGCACGATTGGCAGGCGGGTCTGACGCCGATTTACCTGCGCGAGCTGGGTGCCGCCGAGCGCGTCAAGACGCTGATGACCATCCACAATGTCGCCTTTCAGGGCTGTTTCGGCGCCGATATGATCGGCACGCTGGGCCTGCCGCCGCAGGGGTTCACCGAGGGCGGCTATGAATATTGGGGCCAAATCTCGACGCTCAAAGCCGGGATCATGACCTCGACCAAGGTGACGACCGTCTCGCCGACCTATGCGCGCGAGCTGATGGATGGGGCGTTCGGTCTGGGGATGGAGGGGGTTCTGGCCTCTCGTGGCGCGGATTTTTCTGGCATTCTCAACGGGATCGACCTCGATCTTTGGAAGCCCTCCTACAAATCACCCAAGGGCAAGGACAAACACAAGGCGGCGCTGCGCGAGGAATTGCACCTGCCTGAAAGCGATGGTCCGCTGTGTGTCGTGATTTCGCGGCTCACGGGGCAAAAGGGCTTTGATCTCTTGCTCGATGCGCTGCCGACGCTGTTGGAACAGGGCGGCCAATTGGCGCTTTTGGGCTCGGGCGAGCCGCATTTCGAGGCGGCGTTTCGCAATGCCGCAGAGAAATATCCGGGCGTTGCCGTGCGCATCGGCTATGACGAAGCCTTCGCGCGGCGTCTCATCGAGGGGGGCGATGCGATCCTCGTGCCCTCGCGCTTTGAACCCTGTGGTCTGACCCAGCTTTACGGGTTACGGTTCGGCACCATCCCCGTCGTGACACTCACCGGCGGTCTGGCCGACACGGTGATCAACGCCAATCCCGCCGCGCTCTCGTCGGGCGTGGCGACTGGTTTGCAAGTCTATCCGCTGACCAAAGAGGCGCTTTCGATGGGGCTGACCCGGCTTTGCGATCTCTACCGCGACACAGACGTCTGGCCGCAGATGATGAGAAACGCCATGGCGCAACCGGTCGGTTGGGACACCTCGGCCAAGGCCTATGCGGCGCTGTTCAAACAGATGGTTGAAAGCGATAGCGAGGGCGCCCGCACATGA
- the glgC gene encoding glucose-1-phosphate adenylyltransferase produces MPHTRNRLSGRTVAFVLAGGRGSRLKELTNERVKPAVYFGGKNRIVDFALSNALNSGIRKMAIATQYKAHSLIRHIQRGWTFFRAERNEFLDILPASQRYEESTWYRGTADAVAQNIDIIDSYDVDYILILAGDHIYKMDYEVMIRQHVDTGADVTVGCLTVDRKEASAFGVMGVDEQDRITTFLEKPADPPAIPGDETKSLASMGIYVFNWKFLRERLLADMEDPHSSHDFGNDLIPELVRKGKAQAHRFTDSCVRHPEAPAYWRDVGTIDAYWKANIDLTDFTPELDMWDKEWPIWTYSENTPPAKFIHDRPDRRGSAVSSMVSGGCIISGTEIRESLLFTHVMTNSYSSLERAVVLPKAYISRHCRLKNVVIDRGVHVPEGLVVGEDPEVDAKWFRVSPGGVTLITQEMIDARARG; encoded by the coding sequence ATGCCACATACGCGCAACAGGCTCTCTGGTCGCACCGTCGCCTTCGTGCTCGCGGGCGGACGCGGCTCGCGGCTCAAGGAACTGACCAATGAACGGGTGAAACCCGCCGTCTATTTCGGCGGCAAGAACCGGATCGTCGATTTCGCCCTCTCGAACGCGCTGAATTCCGGCATTCGCAAGATGGCGATCGCCACGCAGTACAAGGCGCATTCGCTCATCCGTCACATTCAACGCGGCTGGACGTTCTTCCGCGCCGAGCGCAACGAATTTCTCGACATTCTGCCCGCGTCGCAACGTTACGAGGAAAGCACATGGTATCGCGGCACGGCGGATGCGGTGGCGCAAAACATCGACATCATCGACAGTTACGACGTGGATTACATCCTGATCCTCGCGGGCGACCATATCTATAAAATGGATTATGAAGTGATGATCCGCCAGCATGTGGACACCGGCGCCGATGTCACCGTCGGCTGCCTGACGGTGGACCGCAAGGAGGCCTCGGCCTTTGGCGTCATGGGCGTCGACGAGCAAGACCGCATCACGACGTTTCTGGAAAAACCCGCCGATCCGCCCGCCATTCCGGGCGATGAGACGAAATCTCTGGCCTCGATGGGCATCTATGTCTTCAACTGGAAATTCCTGCGCGAACGCCTTTTGGCCGATATGGAAGACCCGCATTCGAGCCATGATTTCGGCAACGATCTGATCCCAGAGCTGGTGCGCAAAGGCAAGGCGCAGGCACATCGTTTCACCGACAGCTGTGTGCGCCACCCCGAAGCGCCCGCCTATTGGCGCGATGTCGGCACGATTGACGCCTATTGGAAAGCCAATATCGACTTGACCGATTTCACCCCGGAATTGGATATGTGGGACAAAGAGTGGCCGATCTGGACCTATTCGGAAAACACGCCGCCTGCGAAATTCATCCACGACCGCCCCGACCGGCGCGGCTCTGCGGTGAGTTCCATGGTTTCGGGCGGCTGTATCATTTCGGGGACGGAAATCCGCGAAAGCCTGTTGTTCACCCATGTGATGACCAATTCCTATTCTTCGCTGGAACGCGCTGTCGTCTTGCCAAAGGCCTATATTTCGCGGCATTGCCGGTTGAAAAACGTGGTCATTGATCGCGGCGTGCATGTGCCCGAAGGCCTCGTCGTGGGCGAGGACCCGGAGGTCGATGCCAAGTGGTTCCGCGTCTCGCCCGGTGGCGTGACGCTGATCACCCAAGAGATGATCGACGCGAGGGCCAGGGGTTAA
- the glgB gene encoding 1,4-alpha-glucan branching protein GlgB: MAPAQDHDFAEAKILSQICEGRFDDPFAILGPHRKGRVRFVTAFDPGADEMTALSGGKRYPLAPVTGYAGLFHGKVSGTKAYLLEGRHGSVIWTVEDAYRFGPVLGEIDEYLLGEGTHHHIWKALGAHVMEHEGAEGTHFAVWAPNARRVSLVGDFNAWDGRRHVMRRRGATGVWEIFMPGVAEGTAYKFEVIGAYGEVHLKADPVGFGSQHPPETASVVRDIKGYGWSDDTWLETRQSVQSRDKPISIYEVQLGSWKHKENAYGGARPISYKEAAVELVGYAKDMGFTHIELMPISEYPFDGSWGYQPVGLFAPTVRFGPPHEFRDLVNAAHEAGLGILIDWVPGHFPTDSHGLGQFDGTALYEHADPREGFHQDWNTLIYNYGRLEVANFLTSNALYWFEEYHIDGLRVDAVASMIYRDYSREEGQWIPNAQGGRENFEAISMLQTMNTLTYGEVPGIMTVAEESTAYAGVSAPVDTGGLGFGFKWNMGWMNDTLDYMSRAPVHRKYHHHQMTFGLHYAFSENFILPISHDEVVHGKKSMLSKMPGEEWEKFANLRAYYGFMWAHPGKKLLFMGQEFAQWQEWNHEAEIDWACLGYHMHEGVQSLVRDLNHLYKGTPALYAKDCEGDGFQWIEANDAEASIYAWVRRGRPGDPEVVVVCNFTPVERMAYQLGFPSEGRWQEALNTDAQSYGGGGRGNMGGVTATRLEDQDWQGQPAAATICVPPLSTLIFIKEGA; encoded by the coding sequence AGAAGCAAAGATTTTGTCCCAAATTTGTGAGGGACGTTTCGACGATCCCTTCGCCATTTTGGGGCCGCATAGAAAGGGCCGGGTGCGTTTCGTCACTGCCTTCGATCCGGGCGCAGACGAGATGACGGCGCTTTCCGGCGGCAAACGCTATCCGCTGGCGCCAGTGACCGGCTACGCAGGGCTGTTCCACGGCAAGGTGTCGGGCACCAAAGCTTACCTGCTCGAAGGGCGGCATGGGTCGGTGATCTGGACCGTTGAGGACGCCTATCGTTTCGGTCCGGTTTTGGGCGAGATCGACGAATACCTTCTGGGCGAGGGCACGCATCACCACATCTGGAAAGCGCTTGGCGCCCATGTGATGGAACATGAGGGCGCGGAAGGCACGCATTTCGCGGTCTGGGCGCCCAATGCGCGGCGCGTCTCTTTGGTGGGCGATTTCAACGCCTGGGACGGGCGTCGTCACGTCATGCGCCGTCGCGGTGCCACGGGTGTGTGGGAGATTTTCATGCCCGGCGTGGCCGAGGGCACGGCCTATAAATTTGAGGTGATCGGCGCTTACGGCGAGGTGCATCTCAAGGCCGACCCCGTGGGGTTCGGTAGCCAGCACCCGCCGGAAACGGCCTCTGTGGTGCGCGACATCAAGGGGTACGGCTGGTCCGATGACACTTGGCTTGAAACCCGCCAATCGGTGCAGAGCCGCGACAAACCGATCTCGATCTACGAGGTGCAGCTTGGCTCGTGGAAGCACAAGGAAAACGCTTACGGCGGCGCGCGCCCGATCTCTTACAAAGAGGCGGCGGTCGAGCTGGTGGGCTACGCCAAAGACATGGGCTTCACCCATATCGAGCTGATGCCGATCTCGGAATATCCCTTCGATGGCTCCTGGGGCTATCAGCCGGTGGGGCTTTTTGCGCCCACCGTGCGCTTCGGTCCGCCGCATGAGTTCCGCGATCTGGTGAACGCGGCGCATGAGGCGGGGCTTGGCATCCTGATCGACTGGGTGCCGGGGCATTTCCCGACGGACAGCCACGGCTTGGGGCAATTCGACGGCACCGCGCTTTATGAACATGCCGATCCGCGCGAGGGGTTCCATCAGGATTGGAACACGCTGATCTACAATTACGGCCGTTTGGAAGTGGCCAATTTCCTGACCTCCAACGCACTCTATTGGTTCGAGGAATATCACATCGACGGGCTGCGCGTGGATGCGGTCGCCTCGATGATCTACCGCGATTATTCGCGCGAAGAGGGCCAGTGGATCCCGAACGCCCAGGGCGGGCGCGAGAATTTCGAAGCCATCTCGATGCTGCAAACCATGAATACGCTCACCTATGGCGAGGTGCCGGGGATCATGACCGTGGCCGAGGAAAGCACGGCCTATGCAGGTGTGTCTGCGCCGGTGGACACGGGCGGGCTTGGGTTCGGGTTCAAGTGGAACATGGGCTGGATGAACGACACGCTGGACTACATGTCCCGCGCGCCGGTGCATCGCAAATACCATCACCACCAGATGACATTTGGCCTGCATTACGCCTTTTCCGAGAATTTCATCCTGCCGATCAGCCACGACGAAGTGGTCCACGGCAAGAAATCCATGCTCTCGAAAATGCCGGGGGAGGAATGGGAGAAATTCGCCAACCTGCGCGCCTATTACGGCTTCATGTGGGCGCATCCGGGCAAGAAGCTTTTGTTCATGGGGCAGGAATTCGCCCAATGGCAGGAGTGGAACCATGAGGCGGAGATCGACTGGGCCTGTTTGGGCTATCATATGCACGAAGGCGTCCAAAGCCTCGTGCGCGATCTGAACCATCTCTATAAGGGCACGCCCGCGCTTTATGCGAAAGACTGCGAAGGCGACGGGTTCCAGTGGATTGAGGCCAACGATGCCGAGGCCTCGATTTACGCCTGGGTCCGGCGCGGCAGGCCGGGCGACCCTGAGGTCGTCGTGGTCTGCAATTTCACGCCGGTGGAGCGGATGGCCTACCAACTCGGTTTCCCCTCGGAAGGTCGCTGGCAGGAGGCGCTGAACACCGATGCGCAGAGCTACGGCGGCGGCGGGCGCGGCAATATGGGCGGCGTCACCGCGACGCGCCTTGAGGACCAAGACTGGCAGGGCCAACCCGCCGCGGCCACGATTTGCGTGCCGCCGCTGTCGACATTGATTTTTATTAAGGAAGGGGCGTGA